The following are encoded together in the Phragmites australis chromosome 19, lpPhrAust1.1, whole genome shotgun sequence genome:
- the LOC133900003 gene encoding probable purple acid phosphatase 20: MATGRSMALALLALAASALAMCPASLAVTSPYLRPAPRAALSLLKDDDADDQTPQQFQVHISMVGLDKMRMTWITDGDAPAAVEYGTTSGQYPLSATGNTTTYKYTLYHSGKIHDAVTGPLQPSTTYYYRCSNSSSHEYSFRTPPATLPFKFVVVGDLGQTGWTESTLQHIAAADYDMLLLPGDLSYADSIQTRWDSYGRLVEPLASARPWMVTQGNHEIEKLPLLEPKPFKAYNARWRMPYDAGASPSGDNLYYSFDVAGGAVHVIMLGSYTDFAAGSAQHRWLQRDLAAIDRGKAAFVVALVHAPWYNSNEAHQGEGDAMRGAMESLLYGARVDAVFAGHVHAYERFARVYGGKEDPCGPVYVTIGDGGNREGLAEKYVDPQPATSVFREASFGHGRLEVVNATHALWTWHRNDNDQAVVADQVWITSLASNPACNKNKM; the protein is encoded by the exons aTGGCAACGGGGAGAAGCATGGCGCTGGCGCTCCTCGCCCTCGCCGCCTCCGCGCTGGCCATGTGCCCCGCGTCCCTCGCCGTGACGTCGCCGTACCTGCGCCCGGCGCCGAGGGCGGCGCTCTCGTTGCTCAAGGACGACGACGCCGACGACCAGACGCCGCAGCAG TTTCAGGTGCACATATCAATGGTAGGCCTTGACAAGATGCGGATGACTTGGATCACCGACGGCGACGCACCGGCGGCCGTCGAGTATGGCACGACGTCAGGGCAATACCCGCTCTCAGCAACCGGTAACACGACGACCTACAAGTACACCCTCTACCACTCAGGGAAGATCCACGACGCCGTCACTGGCCCGCTGCAACCCAGCACGACGTACTACTACCGGTGCAGCAATAGCTCGTCGCACGAGTACTCCTTTCGGACGCCGCCGGCGACCCTCCCCTTCAAGTTTGTCGTCGTTG GAGACCTTGGCCAAACTGGATGGACGGAGTCCACGCTGCAGCACATCGCGGCCGCCGACTACGACatgctcctcctccccggcgacCTGTCGTACGCCGACTCCATCCAGACGCGGTGGGACTCGTACGGCCGCCTCGTGGAGCCGCTGGCGAGCGCGCGGCCGTGGATGGTGACCCAGGGAAACCACGAGATCGAGAAGCTGCCGCTCCTCGAGCCGAAGCCCTTCAAGGCCTACAACGCGCGGTGGCGCATGCCGTACGACGCCGGCGCCTCGCCGTCGGGGGACAACCTCTACTACTCCTTCGATgtggccggcggcgcggtgcACGTCATCATGCTGGGTTCGTACACCGACTTTGCCGCCGGCAGCGCGCAGCACCGGTGGCTCCAGCGCGACCTCGCGGCGATCGACCGTGGGAAGGCGGCGTTCGTGGTGGCGCTTGTGCACGCGCCGTGGTACAACAGCAACGAGGCGCACCAGGGGGAGGGCGACGCCATGCGCGGCGCCATGGAGTCCCTCCTGTACGGCGCGCGCGTGGACGCCGTGTTCGCGGGGCACGTGCACGCGTACGAGAGGTTCGCGCGCGTGTACGGCGGGAAGGAGGACCCGTGCGGGCCGGTGTACGTGACCATCGGCGACGGCGGGAACCGGGAGGGGCTGGCGGAGAAGTACGTGGACCCGCAGCCGGCGACGTCGGTGTTCAGGGAGGCGAGCTTCGGGCACGGGCGCCTGGAGGTCGTTAACGCGACGCACGCGCTGTGGACATGGCACCGGAACGACAATGACCAGGCGGTGGTCGCCGACCAGGTCTGGATTACCAGCCTCGCGTCCAATCCGGCGTGCAACAAGAACAAAATGTAA
- the LOC133900676 gene encoding purple acid phosphatase 22-like isoform X1: protein MEAAAASSPVRRRDGTRKPHVIFVIRALLLMCKIARVVAALIRVLYHVAVAVPVKSLLGAVKVAFSLVNGPCLRYMDQAALGRSYTGTFFGDLLAGAMAHSWRLLVQGLTSLMFLCAHADEYVRPPPSPLVLVAHDKPASHPQQYQVHISVVGENNMRISWVTDDRSAPSVVEYGKSPGKYTASATGGRTTYRYFFYKSGAIHHVTIGPLEPSTAYYYRCGKAGDEFGLRTPPAALPIEFVVVGDLGQTGWTASTLSHIGGADYDMLLLPGDLSYADTRQPLWDSWGRLVQPQASARPWMVTEGNHEVEALPVVEFAPFAAYNARWRMPHEESSSPSNLYYSFDAAGGAAHVAMLGSYAGFEEGSEQYRWLERDLARVDRRRTPWLVVLLHAPWYNTNQAHQGEGERMRRAMEHLLYDARVDVVFAGHVHAYERFTRIYDNEADNRGPMYITIGDGGNREGLALKFIKNHKSAHLSVFREASFGHGRLRILNEMSAVWTWHRNHDEHATVGDEVWLESLTAKPSIATPAARHVGGL from the exons atggaggcggcggcggcgagctctcCCGTGCGTCGTCGCGACGGCACGCGTAAGCCGCACGTCATATTTGTCATCCGCGCGCTACTGCTCATGTGCAAGATAGCCCGCGTGGTCGCCGCGCTGATTCGCGTCCTGTACCACGTCGCGGTGGCCGTCCCCGTCAAAAGCCTCCTCGGCGCCGTCAAGGTCGCCTTCTCGCTCGTGAACGGGCCGTGCCTCCGGTACATGGACCAGGCCGCGCTCGGGCGGAGCTACACGGGCACCTTCTTCGGCGACCTGCTGGCCGGAGCCATGGCGCATTCTTGGAGGCTGCTCGTGCAGGGCCTGACGTCGCTGATGTTTCTCTGTGCCCATGCAGACGAGTATGTGCGGCCGCCGCCGAGCCCGCTGGTGCTGGTGGCGCACGACAAGCCGGCGTCCCATCCTCAGCAG TACCAGGTACACATTTCGGTTGTCGGGGAGAACAACATGCGCATTTCATGGGTCACCGACGACCGGAGCGCGCCGTCCGTGGTGGAGTACGGCAAATCTCCAGGCAAGTACACGGCGTCGGCGACTGGTGGCCGCACCACGTACAGGTACTTCTTCTACAAGTCCGGCGCGATCCATCACGTCACGATCGGCCCACTGGAGCCAAGCACGGCGTACTACTACCGGTGCGGGAAGGCCGGCGACGAGTTCGGCCTCCGCACTCCGCCTGCCGCTCTGCCCATCGAGTTCGTCGTCGTCG GCGACCTGGGCCAGACGGGGTGGACGGCGTCGACGCTGTCGCACATCGGCGGCGCCGACTACGACATGCTACTCCTCCCCGGCGACCTCTCCTACGCGGACACGCGGCAGCCGCTGTGGGACTCGTGGGGCCGCCTGGTGCAGCCGCAGGCGAGCGCGCGGCCGTGGATGGTGACGGAGGGCAACCACGAGGTCGAGGCGCTCCCCGTGGTTGAGTTCGCGCCCTTCGCCGCGTACAACGCGCGGTGGCGGATGCCGCACGAGGAGAGCAGCTCCCCCTCCAACCTCTACTACTCCTTCGacgcggcgggcggcgcggcgcacGTCGCGATGCTGGGCTCGTACGCCGGGTTCGAGGAGGGGTCGGAGCAGTACCGGTGGCTGGAGAGGGACCTAGCGCGCGTGGACAGGCGGCGGACGCCGTGGCTGGTGGTCCTGCTGCACGCGCCGTGGTACAACACCAACCAGGCGCACCAGGGCGAGGGCGAGAGGATGCGCAGGGCCATGGAGCACCTGCTGTACGACGCCCGCGTCGACGTCGTCTTCGCCGGACACGTCCATGCCTACGAGCGCTTT ACGAGGATCTATGACAATGAGGCCGATAACCGGGGCCCGATGTACATCACGATTGGTGATGGAGGCAACAGGGAAGGCCTTGCTCTCAA GTTTATCAAGAACCACAAGTCGGCGCACCTGTCGGTGTTCCGGGAGGCGAGTTTCGGGCACGGCCGGCTGAGGATCCTCAACGAGATGAGCGCCGTCTGGACGTGGCACCGCAACCACGACGAGCATGCCACCGTCGGCGACGAGGTCTGGCTGGAGAGCTTGACTGCAAAACCGAGCATAGCAACACCCGCCGCACGCCACGTTGGTGGGTTGTAG
- the LOC133900676 gene encoding purple acid phosphatase 22-like isoform X2, which yields MEAAAASSPVRRRDGTRKPHVIFVIRALLLMCKIARVVAALIRVLYHVAVAVPVKSLLGAVKVAFSLVNGPCLRYMDQAALGRSYTGTFFGDLLAGAMAHSWRLLVQGLTSLMFLCAHADEYVRPPPSPLVLVAHDKPASHPQQVHISVVGENNMRISWVTDDRSAPSVVEYGKSPGKYTASATGGRTTYRYFFYKSGAIHHVTIGPLEPSTAYYYRCGKAGDEFGLRTPPAALPIEFVVVGDLGQTGWTASTLSHIGGADYDMLLLPGDLSYADTRQPLWDSWGRLVQPQASARPWMVTEGNHEVEALPVVEFAPFAAYNARWRMPHEESSSPSNLYYSFDAAGGAAHVAMLGSYAGFEEGSEQYRWLERDLARVDRRRTPWLVVLLHAPWYNTNQAHQGEGERMRRAMEHLLYDARVDVVFAGHVHAYERFTRIYDNEADNRGPMYITIGDGGNREGLALKFIKNHKSAHLSVFREASFGHGRLRILNEMSAVWTWHRNHDEHATVGDEVWLESLTAKPSIATPAARHVGGL from the exons atggaggcggcggcggcgagctctcCCGTGCGTCGTCGCGACGGCACGCGTAAGCCGCACGTCATATTTGTCATCCGCGCGCTACTGCTCATGTGCAAGATAGCCCGCGTGGTCGCCGCGCTGATTCGCGTCCTGTACCACGTCGCGGTGGCCGTCCCCGTCAAAAGCCTCCTCGGCGCCGTCAAGGTCGCCTTCTCGCTCGTGAACGGGCCGTGCCTCCGGTACATGGACCAGGCCGCGCTCGGGCGGAGCTACACGGGCACCTTCTTCGGCGACCTGCTGGCCGGAGCCATGGCGCATTCTTGGAGGCTGCTCGTGCAGGGCCTGACGTCGCTGATGTTTCTCTGTGCCCATGCAGACGAGTATGTGCGGCCGCCGCCGAGCCCGCTGGTGCTGGTGGCGCACGACAAGCCGGCGTCCCATCCTCAGCAG GTACACATTTCGGTTGTCGGGGAGAACAACATGCGCATTTCATGGGTCACCGACGACCGGAGCGCGCCGTCCGTGGTGGAGTACGGCAAATCTCCAGGCAAGTACACGGCGTCGGCGACTGGTGGCCGCACCACGTACAGGTACTTCTTCTACAAGTCCGGCGCGATCCATCACGTCACGATCGGCCCACTGGAGCCAAGCACGGCGTACTACTACCGGTGCGGGAAGGCCGGCGACGAGTTCGGCCTCCGCACTCCGCCTGCCGCTCTGCCCATCGAGTTCGTCGTCGTCG GCGACCTGGGCCAGACGGGGTGGACGGCGTCGACGCTGTCGCACATCGGCGGCGCCGACTACGACATGCTACTCCTCCCCGGCGACCTCTCCTACGCGGACACGCGGCAGCCGCTGTGGGACTCGTGGGGCCGCCTGGTGCAGCCGCAGGCGAGCGCGCGGCCGTGGATGGTGACGGAGGGCAACCACGAGGTCGAGGCGCTCCCCGTGGTTGAGTTCGCGCCCTTCGCCGCGTACAACGCGCGGTGGCGGATGCCGCACGAGGAGAGCAGCTCCCCCTCCAACCTCTACTACTCCTTCGacgcggcgggcggcgcggcgcacGTCGCGATGCTGGGCTCGTACGCCGGGTTCGAGGAGGGGTCGGAGCAGTACCGGTGGCTGGAGAGGGACCTAGCGCGCGTGGACAGGCGGCGGACGCCGTGGCTGGTGGTCCTGCTGCACGCGCCGTGGTACAACACCAACCAGGCGCACCAGGGCGAGGGCGAGAGGATGCGCAGGGCCATGGAGCACCTGCTGTACGACGCCCGCGTCGACGTCGTCTTCGCCGGACACGTCCATGCCTACGAGCGCTTT ACGAGGATCTATGACAATGAGGCCGATAACCGGGGCCCGATGTACATCACGATTGGTGATGGAGGCAACAGGGAAGGCCTTGCTCTCAA GTTTATCAAGAACCACAAGTCGGCGCACCTGTCGGTGTTCCGGGAGGCGAGTTTCGGGCACGGCCGGCTGAGGATCCTCAACGAGATGAGCGCCGTCTGGACGTGGCACCGCAACCACGACGAGCATGCCACCGTCGGCGACGAGGTCTGGCTGGAGAGCTTGACTGCAAAACCGAGCATAGCAACACCCGCCGCACGCCACGTTGGTGGGTTGTAG
- the LOC133900676 gene encoding purple acid phosphatase 22-like isoform X3, giving the protein MEAAAASSPVRRRDGTHEYVRPPPSPLVLVAHDKPASHPQQYQVHISVVGENNMRISWVTDDRSAPSVVEYGKSPGKYTASATGGRTTYRYFFYKSGAIHHVTIGPLEPSTAYYYRCGKAGDEFGLRTPPAALPIEFVVVGDLGQTGWTASTLSHIGGADYDMLLLPGDLSYADTRQPLWDSWGRLVQPQASARPWMVTEGNHEVEALPVVEFAPFAAYNARWRMPHEESSSPSNLYYSFDAAGGAAHVAMLGSYAGFEEGSEQYRWLERDLARVDRRRTPWLVVLLHAPWYNTNQAHQGEGERMRRAMEHLLYDARVDVVFAGHVHAYERFTRIYDNEADNRGPMYITIGDGGNREGLALKFIKNHKSAHLSVFREASFGHGRLRILNEMSAVWTWHRNHDEHATVGDEVWLESLTAKPSIATPAARHVGGL; this is encoded by the exons atggaggcggcggcggcgagctctcCCGTGCGTCGTCGCGACGGCACGC ACGAGTATGTGCGGCCGCCGCCGAGCCCGCTGGTGCTGGTGGCGCACGACAAGCCGGCGTCCCATCCTCAGCAG TACCAGGTACACATTTCGGTTGTCGGGGAGAACAACATGCGCATTTCATGGGTCACCGACGACCGGAGCGCGCCGTCCGTGGTGGAGTACGGCAAATCTCCAGGCAAGTACACGGCGTCGGCGACTGGTGGCCGCACCACGTACAGGTACTTCTTCTACAAGTCCGGCGCGATCCATCACGTCACGATCGGCCCACTGGAGCCAAGCACGGCGTACTACTACCGGTGCGGGAAGGCCGGCGACGAGTTCGGCCTCCGCACTCCGCCTGCCGCTCTGCCCATCGAGTTCGTCGTCGTCG GCGACCTGGGCCAGACGGGGTGGACGGCGTCGACGCTGTCGCACATCGGCGGCGCCGACTACGACATGCTACTCCTCCCCGGCGACCTCTCCTACGCGGACACGCGGCAGCCGCTGTGGGACTCGTGGGGCCGCCTGGTGCAGCCGCAGGCGAGCGCGCGGCCGTGGATGGTGACGGAGGGCAACCACGAGGTCGAGGCGCTCCCCGTGGTTGAGTTCGCGCCCTTCGCCGCGTACAACGCGCGGTGGCGGATGCCGCACGAGGAGAGCAGCTCCCCCTCCAACCTCTACTACTCCTTCGacgcggcgggcggcgcggcgcacGTCGCGATGCTGGGCTCGTACGCCGGGTTCGAGGAGGGGTCGGAGCAGTACCGGTGGCTGGAGAGGGACCTAGCGCGCGTGGACAGGCGGCGGACGCCGTGGCTGGTGGTCCTGCTGCACGCGCCGTGGTACAACACCAACCAGGCGCACCAGGGCGAGGGCGAGAGGATGCGCAGGGCCATGGAGCACCTGCTGTACGACGCCCGCGTCGACGTCGTCTTCGCCGGACACGTCCATGCCTACGAGCGCTTT ACGAGGATCTATGACAATGAGGCCGATAACCGGGGCCCGATGTACATCACGATTGGTGATGGAGGCAACAGGGAAGGCCTTGCTCTCAA GTTTATCAAGAACCACAAGTCGGCGCACCTGTCGGTGTTCCGGGAGGCGAGTTTCGGGCACGGCCGGCTGAGGATCCTCAACGAGATGAGCGCCGTCTGGACGTGGCACCGCAACCACGACGAGCATGCCACCGTCGGCGACGAGGTCTGGCTGGAGAGCTTGACTGCAAAACCGAGCATAGCAACACCCGCCGCACGCCACGTTGGTGGGTTGTAG
- the LOC133900676 gene encoding purple acid phosphatase 22-like isoform X4: protein MEAAAASSPVRRRDGTHEYVRPPPSPLVLVAHDKPASHPQQVHISVVGENNMRISWVTDDRSAPSVVEYGKSPGKYTASATGGRTTYRYFFYKSGAIHHVTIGPLEPSTAYYYRCGKAGDEFGLRTPPAALPIEFVVVGDLGQTGWTASTLSHIGGADYDMLLLPGDLSYADTRQPLWDSWGRLVQPQASARPWMVTEGNHEVEALPVVEFAPFAAYNARWRMPHEESSSPSNLYYSFDAAGGAAHVAMLGSYAGFEEGSEQYRWLERDLARVDRRRTPWLVVLLHAPWYNTNQAHQGEGERMRRAMEHLLYDARVDVVFAGHVHAYERFTRIYDNEADNRGPMYITIGDGGNREGLALKFIKNHKSAHLSVFREASFGHGRLRILNEMSAVWTWHRNHDEHATVGDEVWLESLTAKPSIATPAARHVGGL, encoded by the exons atggaggcggcggcggcgagctctcCCGTGCGTCGTCGCGACGGCACGC ACGAGTATGTGCGGCCGCCGCCGAGCCCGCTGGTGCTGGTGGCGCACGACAAGCCGGCGTCCCATCCTCAGCAG GTACACATTTCGGTTGTCGGGGAGAACAACATGCGCATTTCATGGGTCACCGACGACCGGAGCGCGCCGTCCGTGGTGGAGTACGGCAAATCTCCAGGCAAGTACACGGCGTCGGCGACTGGTGGCCGCACCACGTACAGGTACTTCTTCTACAAGTCCGGCGCGATCCATCACGTCACGATCGGCCCACTGGAGCCAAGCACGGCGTACTACTACCGGTGCGGGAAGGCCGGCGACGAGTTCGGCCTCCGCACTCCGCCTGCCGCTCTGCCCATCGAGTTCGTCGTCGTCG GCGACCTGGGCCAGACGGGGTGGACGGCGTCGACGCTGTCGCACATCGGCGGCGCCGACTACGACATGCTACTCCTCCCCGGCGACCTCTCCTACGCGGACACGCGGCAGCCGCTGTGGGACTCGTGGGGCCGCCTGGTGCAGCCGCAGGCGAGCGCGCGGCCGTGGATGGTGACGGAGGGCAACCACGAGGTCGAGGCGCTCCCCGTGGTTGAGTTCGCGCCCTTCGCCGCGTACAACGCGCGGTGGCGGATGCCGCACGAGGAGAGCAGCTCCCCCTCCAACCTCTACTACTCCTTCGacgcggcgggcggcgcggcgcacGTCGCGATGCTGGGCTCGTACGCCGGGTTCGAGGAGGGGTCGGAGCAGTACCGGTGGCTGGAGAGGGACCTAGCGCGCGTGGACAGGCGGCGGACGCCGTGGCTGGTGGTCCTGCTGCACGCGCCGTGGTACAACACCAACCAGGCGCACCAGGGCGAGGGCGAGAGGATGCGCAGGGCCATGGAGCACCTGCTGTACGACGCCCGCGTCGACGTCGTCTTCGCCGGACACGTCCATGCCTACGAGCGCTTT ACGAGGATCTATGACAATGAGGCCGATAACCGGGGCCCGATGTACATCACGATTGGTGATGGAGGCAACAGGGAAGGCCTTGCTCTCAA GTTTATCAAGAACCACAAGTCGGCGCACCTGTCGGTGTTCCGGGAGGCGAGTTTCGGGCACGGCCGGCTGAGGATCCTCAACGAGATGAGCGCCGTCTGGACGTGGCACCGCAACCACGACGAGCATGCCACCGTCGGCGACGAGGTCTGGCTGGAGAGCTTGACTGCAAAACCGAGCATAGCAACACCCGCCGCACGCCACGTTGGTGGGTTGTAG